A window of the Scandinavium goeteborgense genome harbors these coding sequences:
- the hemB gene encoding porphobilinogen synthase: MTDLITRPRRLRKSSALRAMFEETSLTLNDLVLPIFVEEEIDDYKAIEAMPGVMRIPEKHLAREIERIANAGIRSVMTFGISHHTDATGSDAWKEDGLVARMSRICKQAVPEMIVMSDTCFCEYTSHGHCGVLCDHGVDNDQTLANLGKQAVVAAAAGADFIAPSAAMDGQVQAIRQALDAAGFTDTAIMSYSTKFASSFYGPFREAAGTALKGDRKTYQMNPLNRREAIRESLLDEAQGADCLMVKPAGAYLDIIRDIRERTELPIGAYQVSGEYAMIKFAAQAGAIDEEKVVLESLGAIKRAGADLIFSYFALDLAEKKILR; this comes from the coding sequence ATGACAGATTTGATCACTCGCCCTCGCCGCCTGCGCAAATCCTCTGCGCTTCGCGCCATGTTTGAAGAGACATCACTGACCCTTAACGATCTGGTGCTGCCTATCTTTGTTGAAGAAGAGATTGACGATTACAAGGCCATCGAAGCGATGCCAGGCGTCATGCGTATCCCGGAAAAGCACCTTGCCCGTGAGATTGAACGCATTGCCAACGCCGGTATCCGCTCCGTGATGACCTTCGGCATCTCTCACCACACCGATGCGACCGGCAGCGATGCGTGGAAAGAAGATGGTCTGGTGGCGCGCATGTCGCGCATTTGCAAACAGGCCGTGCCGGAAATGATTGTGATGTCGGATACCTGTTTCTGCGAATACACCTCACACGGCCACTGCGGCGTGCTGTGCGATCACGGTGTCGATAATGACCAGACGCTGGCGAATCTCGGTAAGCAAGCCGTAGTTGCTGCCGCGGCTGGCGCTGATTTCATTGCTCCGTCGGCGGCAATGGACGGTCAGGTTCAGGCCATTCGTCAGGCGCTGGACGCCGCTGGATTCACCGATACCGCGATCATGTCTTATTCCACCAAGTTTGCCTCGTCGTTCTACGGCCCGTTCCGTGAAGCCGCCGGAACCGCGCTAAAAGGCGACCGCAAAACCTATCAGATGAACCCGCTGAACCGCCGCGAAGCGATTCGCGAATCGCTGCTCGACGAAGCCCAGGGCGCAGATTGCCTGATGGTGAAACCTGCCGGTGCCTACCTGGATATTATCCGTGATATCCGTGAACGCACAGAGCTGCCCATTGGCGCATACCAGGTCAGCGGCGAATACGCGATGATCAAGTTTGCCGCTCAGGCGGGTGCCATTGATGAAGAAAAAGTGGTCCTCGAAAGCCTTGGCGCAATCAAACGCGCGGGCGCAGACCTGATTTTCAGCTATTTCGCCCTCGATTTAGCCGAGAAAAAAATCCTGCGTTAA
- a CDS encoding autotransporter outer membrane beta-barrel domain-containing protein codes for MHSWKNKLVVSQLAVACALAIASQANAGTDISNTTYETFVHHNDTTSADGVYYDGYVGWNNYDANSVYGGDIYPVINNATVNGVISTYYLDDGLASDSNQNTLSIKNSTVHGMITSECMSTTCDNRTTTGYVYDRLALNVDNSTIDDNYEHYTYNGTFTDGTPDSHVVNVFDLGTAITLDQEVDLTIQNNSHVAGITLAQGYEWEDVDNNTVSTGVNSGEVFNNTILVKDSVVTSGSWSDEGTEGWFGRTDNASDYANEMTADDIALAVIANPAADNAMQTTATFSNSTLTGDVLFSSNFDENFFPGGADSYRDTDTNNDTNGWDGTDRLDLTLDNGSKWVGAAMSVHQVDIDGDGVYDSEAAGTDATATLYDVTANSLWPNSTYGVENGDSEFDEAGHVVGNQIYQSGLFNVTLDHGSEWDTRKASLIDTLTVNNGSQVNVESSQLVSDSITLNNASDMQIGDGGEVDADSVNLNSYSTLSLTEETAELYANSVNVDGNAQFNLGLGQLDTANLQLTNGGTFNLDSRDFVLNGDMINGHTNDRNQTNYGYGVVAMNSDGHLSVNGDVAGNYKVRIDNATGSGSEKDYEGNELIRVYDDNEETSATFTAANKADLGAYTYEAKQTGDTVVLEQRELTDYANMALSIPSANTNIWNLQQDTLETRLSSARHGLVDDGGVWVSYFGGNFDGDNGVISYDQDVNGIMVGLDTKIDGNYADWTVGAAASFAKGDMSDDSGQVDQDSQSAYIYSAARWSNDVFFDANMSYSRFSNDLSANMSDGQYIDGDSTNDAWGFGLKLGYDWKYDTAGYVTPYGAISGLFQSGDDYRLSNDMRMDGQSYDSLRYELGIDTGYTFSYSDDQALTPYFKLAYVYNDSNNDANVNGDNIDNGVEGSAVRVGAGAQFNFTKKFSAYTDANYLGGGDVDQNWAANVGVKYTW; via the coding sequence ATGCACTCGTGGAAAAATAAACTCGTCGTATCACAATTAGCCGTAGCCTGCGCATTAGCGATTGCTTCTCAGGCAAATGCTGGCACCGATATTTCTAACACAACCTACGAAACTTTTGTTCACCATAACGACACGACCAGTGCCGATGGCGTCTACTATGACGGCTATGTGGGCTGGAATAATTACGATGCCAATAGCGTTTATGGTGGCGATATTTATCCTGTCATTAACAACGCTACCGTTAACGGTGTTATTTCAACGTACTACCTGGACGATGGCCTTGCTTCAGACAGTAATCAGAATACCCTGAGTATTAAAAATAGTACTGTTCATGGGATGATTACGTCCGAATGTATGTCGACCACATGTGATAATCGTACAACGACGGGCTATGTCTACGATCGCCTGGCGTTGAATGTCGATAACTCAACGATTGACGATAATTACGAGCACTACACTTATAACGGTACCTTTACTGATGGCACACCTGATTCCCACGTTGTAAACGTGTTTGATCTGGGCACGGCCATTACCCTTGATCAGGAAGTTGATCTGACCATTCAGAATAACTCTCATGTGGCAGGTATTACTCTGGCGCAAGGTTACGAATGGGAAGATGTAGACAATAATACCGTCAGTACCGGCGTAAACAGTGGTGAAGTGTTTAACAACACCATCCTTGTTAAAGACTCCGTAGTGACCTCAGGCTCCTGGAGTGACGAAGGCACTGAAGGCTGGTTTGGCCGTACTGATAATGCCAGTGATTACGCAAATGAAATGACGGCGGATGACATCGCGCTCGCAGTGATTGCGAATCCTGCGGCGGATAACGCCATGCAGACTACCGCCACGTTCAGCAATTCTACCCTGACCGGTGATGTTCTGTTCTCCAGCAATTTTGATGAGAACTTCTTCCCGGGCGGCGCTGATTCGTATCGCGATACCGATACCAATAACGATACCAACGGTTGGGATGGCACCGATCGTCTGGATCTGACTCTGGATAACGGCAGCAAATGGGTTGGGGCGGCAATGTCCGTGCACCAGGTTGATATCGATGGTGACGGTGTTTATGACTCTGAGGCCGCAGGAACTGATGCTACTGCAACGCTGTATGACGTCACCGCGAACAGCCTTTGGCCTAACTCTACCTATGGTGTTGAAAACGGCGATTCTGAATTTGATGAAGCGGGCCACGTTGTCGGTAACCAGATTTATCAGAGCGGCCTGTTTAATGTCACCCTGGATCACGGTTCAGAGTGGGATACCCGTAAAGCTTCTCTGATCGATACCCTGACCGTAAATAACGGTTCTCAGGTCAACGTTGAAAGTTCTCAGTTGGTTTCTGACAGCATCACGCTGAACAATGCGTCTGATATGCAGATTGGTGACGGCGGTGAAGTTGATGCTGACAGCGTTAACCTTAACAGTTACAGCACCCTAAGCCTGACCGAAGAAACCGCTGAACTGTATGCAAACAGCGTTAATGTTGACGGCAATGCACAGTTCAATTTGGGGCTGGGCCAGCTGGATACTGCCAATCTGCAACTGACTAACGGCGGTACTTTCAATCTCGACAGCCGTGACTTCGTGCTAAACGGGGACATGATTAACGGTCACACTAACGATCGTAATCAGACCAACTACGGCTACGGCGTTGTCGCAATGAACTCCGATGGCCACCTGTCTGTTAACGGTGACGTTGCGGGTAACTACAAAGTCCGTATCGACAATGCGACCGGCTCAGGTTCTGAGAAAGACTACGAAGGAAATGAGCTGATTCGTGTTTATGACGACAACGAAGAAACCTCAGCAACCTTTACCGCGGCGAATAAAGCTGATTTGGGTGCTTACACCTATGAAGCTAAACAGACTGGCGATACCGTTGTTCTCGAACAACGTGAGCTGACTGACTACGCCAACATGGCACTGAGCATTCCGTCTGCAAACACCAATATCTGGAACCTGCAACAGGATACCCTCGAAACTCGTCTGAGTAGCGCGCGTCATGGTCTGGTTGATGACGGTGGCGTTTGGGTGAGCTACTTCGGCGGTAACTTTGATGGTGATAACGGCGTGATCAGTTACGATCAGGACGTTAACGGCATCATGGTAGGCCTGGATACCAAGATCGACGGTAACTATGCTGACTGGACTGTGGGTGCAGCAGCAAGCTTCGCTAAAGGCGATATGAGTGACGACTCTGGTCAGGTTGATCAGGATAGCCAGTCTGCTTATATCTACTCAGCCGCTCGCTGGTCAAATGACGTGTTCTTCGATGCGAACATGAGCTATAGCCGCTTCAGCAATGACCTCAGCGCGAACATGAGCGACGGTCAGTACATTGATGGCGACTCCACCAATGACGCATGGGGCTTCGGTCTGAAACTGGGTTATGACTGGAAATATGATACCGCGGGTTATGTGACGCCATACGGCGCGATTTCAGGTCTGTTCCAGTCAGGTGATGATTATCGCCTGAGTAATGATATGCGCATGGACGGTCAGTCCTATGACAGCTTACGTTACGAGCTGGGTATCGATACCGGTTACACCTTCAGTTACAGCGACGATCAGGCTCTGACGCCTTACTTCAAACTGGCCTATGTTTACAATGACTCAAATAATGATGCCAATGTGAACGGCGATAACATCGACAACGGTGTTGAAGGTTCTGCGGTACGTGTAGGTGCAGGTGCACAATTCAACTTTACCAAGAAGTTCAGCGCATACACCGATGCTAACTATCTTGGCGGCGGCGATGTTGACCAGAATTGGGCAGCAAACGTCGGTGTGAAATACACCTGGTAA
- the tauB gene encoding taurine ABC transporter ATP-binding subunit, translating into MLQLSHLSANYGGKPVLDDISLSVDRGELLVVLGPSGCGKTTLLNLVAGFLPYQSGSITLNGVPVSGPGAERGVVFQNEGLLPWRNVQDNVAFGLQLTGMSKPDRHEVARQLLKKVGLEGAEKRFIWQLSGGQRQRVGIARALAADPQLLLLDEPFGALDAFTREQMQTLLLRLWHETGKQVLLITHDIEEAVFMATDLVLLSAGPGRVTERLSLDFARRFVAGETCRSIKSSPEFIERREYVLGRVFEHREAF; encoded by the coding sequence ATGCTGCAACTCTCCCATCTCAGTGCGAACTACGGCGGAAAACCGGTGCTCGATGACATTTCACTGAGTGTCGATCGCGGTGAACTGCTGGTGGTGCTCGGCCCGTCGGGCTGTGGCAAAACCACGTTGCTGAATCTGGTGGCCGGTTTCCTGCCGTATCAGTCGGGCAGTATCACCCTGAACGGCGTGCCGGTCAGCGGACCGGGGGCTGAGCGCGGCGTGGTGTTCCAGAATGAAGGCCTGCTGCCGTGGCGAAACGTGCAGGATAACGTGGCCTTCGGCCTGCAACTGACCGGGATGTCCAAACCAGACCGGCATGAAGTTGCCCGCCAGTTGTTGAAAAAAGTCGGGCTGGAAGGCGCTGAAAAACGGTTTATTTGGCAGCTTTCCGGCGGCCAACGTCAGCGAGTGGGGATAGCCCGAGCGTTGGCGGCAGACCCGCAGTTGCTGCTGCTCGATGAGCCGTTCGGGGCGCTGGATGCGTTTACCCGCGAGCAGATGCAGACCCTGCTGCTGCGCCTCTGGCATGAAACCGGCAAACAGGTGCTGCTGATTACTCATGACATTGAAGAAGCGGTGTTTATGGCGACGGATTTGGTGCTGCTGTCAGCCGGGCCGGGCAGGGTGACGGAGCGACTGTCGCTCGATTTCGCCCGCCGGTTTGTCGCCGGGGAAACCTGCCGCAGCATTAAATCCAGTCCGGAGTTTATCGAACGGCGCGAATACGTGCTGGGCCGAGTGTTTGAACATCGGGAGGCATTCTAA
- a CDS encoding helix-turn-helix domain-containing protein translates to MLAVKPLSAFNVLDQYFFPVATTLTLHPQQTLNLQTEAFLVTVIRQGTFKIERTHPEILIAISPSPMIIGLPGMFHAIGEPYQLTALTQCEVYQLKCEQCRALLNQHQLWQDAFHWVSWLFKVQQIRDGELIGKNSYSQIRATLQAMAAWDESLRERVGVMNHIQQRTHISRSVIAEVLAALRAGKYIEMNKGKLVSVNRLPLEY, encoded by the coding sequence ATGTTGGCTGTAAAACCTTTATCCGCATTTAACGTACTGGATCAGTACTTTTTCCCCGTAGCCACTACATTAACGCTTCATCCGCAACAAACGTTAAACCTGCAGACGGAGGCGTTTCTTGTCACCGTTATACGACAGGGAACCTTTAAAATTGAGCGCACCCACCCAGAAATTCTGATCGCTATCAGTCCTTCACCCATGATAATCGGCTTACCCGGGATGTTTCATGCCATTGGTGAGCCCTATCAACTGACAGCGCTGACGCAATGCGAGGTTTATCAACTCAAGTGCGAACAATGCAGGGCGTTATTGAATCAACATCAACTCTGGCAGGATGCCTTTCACTGGGTCAGCTGGCTTTTTAAAGTGCAGCAGATACGTGATGGAGAACTGATTGGCAAAAATTCCTACAGCCAAATTCGGGCGACATTACAGGCGATGGCTGCCTGGGATGAGTCATTGCGTGAAAGAGTGGGGGTAATGAACCACATTCAGCAACGAACGCATATTTCCCGTTCGGTCATTGCAGAAGTGCTGGCTGCGCTACGCGCGGGAAAATATATCGAAATGAATAAGGGCAAACTGGTTTCAGTTAACCGTCTGCCCCTTGAGTATTGA
- the tauA gene encoding taurine ABC transporter substrate-binding protein, with protein sequence MARASHLSLLAALAFLTFQAQAVNVTVAYQTSAEPAKVAQADNTFAKESGATVDWRKFDSGASVVRALASGDVQIGNIGSSPLAVAASQQVPIEVFLLASQLGNSEALVVKKGISKPQDLIGKRIAVPFISTTHYSLLAALKHWGIKPNQVQIVNLQPPAIVAAWQRGDIDGAYVWAPAVNALEKDGTVLTDSSQVGQWGSPTLDVWVVRKDFAEQHPEVVKAFARSAIAAQKQYIDNPEGWLKQPDNLNKLAKLSGVPEADVPGLVKGNTYLTSPQQAQQLNGPVNKAIVDTAQFLKAQGKVPAVAADYSQYVTDNFVK encoded by the coding sequence ATGGCACGCGCATCGCATCTTTCATTATTGGCCGCATTGGCCTTCCTCACTTTCCAGGCGCAGGCGGTGAATGTCACCGTCGCGTATCAGACATCCGCTGAACCGGCCAAGGTTGCGCAAGCGGACAACACCTTTGCAAAAGAGAGCGGGGCGACCGTCGACTGGCGGAAGTTCGACAGCGGAGCGAGCGTCGTTCGCGCCCTGGCCTCCGGCGATGTGCAGATTGGCAATATCGGCTCCAGCCCGCTGGCGGTCGCCGCCAGTCAGCAGGTGCCTATTGAAGTGTTCCTTCTCGCCTCGCAGCTCGGAAATTCTGAAGCGCTGGTGGTGAAAAAAGGCATCAGCAAACCGCAAGATCTGATCGGCAAACGCATCGCCGTACCGTTTATCTCAACCACACACTACAGCCTGCTGGCTGCACTGAAACACTGGGGCATCAAACCGAACCAAGTGCAGATTGTGAACCTGCAACCCCCGGCGATTGTCGCCGCCTGGCAGCGTGGAGATATTGATGGGGCCTATGTTTGGGCGCCTGCGGTTAACGCGCTGGAAAAAGACGGCACGGTGCTGACGGATTCTTCACAAGTGGGCCAGTGGGGCTCGCCAACGCTGGATGTGTGGGTGGTGCGTAAAGATTTCGCCGAGCAGCATCCTGAGGTGGTGAAAGCCTTTGCCCGCAGCGCCATTGCGGCCCAGAAGCAATATATCGATAACCCTGAAGGCTGGCTCAAACAGCCGGACAATCTCAATAAGTTGGCAAAACTGAGCGGCGTGCCGGAAGCGGATGTGCCGGGATTGGTGAAAGGCAATACTTATCTGACGTCTCCCCAGCAGGCGCAGCAGCTTAACGGCCCGGTAAACAAAGCGATTGTCGACACCGCCCAGTTCCTGAAGGCGCAGGGCAAAGTGCCTGCCGTTGCGGCGGATTACAGTCAGTACGTGACCGATAACTTTGTGAAATAA
- the tauC gene encoding taurine ABC transporter permease TauC — protein MSIVANDKPRRLALNWRWPLSRQLTLSLSTLAVLLALWWAVTALQLIAPLFLPPPGQVLQKLISVAGPQGFMDATLWQHLAASLTRILIALLAAAIIGIPVGIAMGLSPTVRGILDPLIELYRPIPPLAYLPLMVIWFGIGETSKILLIYLAIFAPVAMSAMAGVKSAQQVRLRAAQSLGASRAQILWFVILPGALPEILTGLRIGLGVGWSTLVAAELIAATRGLGFMVQSAGEFLATDVVLAGIAVIAVIAFVLELGLRALQRRLTPWHGEIA, from the coding sequence ATGAGTATTGTGGCGAACGATAAACCGCGCCGCCTGGCGCTGAACTGGCGCTGGCCGCTGTCGCGTCAGCTAACGTTGAGCCTGTCGACACTGGCTGTTTTACTGGCGCTGTGGTGGGCGGTGACGGCGTTACAGCTGATCGCCCCGCTGTTTCTGCCGCCGCCGGGGCAGGTGCTGCAAAAACTGATTTCTGTCGCCGGGCCGCAGGGCTTTATGGATGCCACGCTGTGGCAGCATCTGGCGGCGAGCCTGACGCGCATTCTGATTGCACTGCTGGCGGCGGCGATTATCGGCATTCCGGTCGGCATCGCGATGGGCCTGAGCCCGACGGTGCGCGGCATTCTCGACCCGCTGATTGAACTGTATCGCCCGATCCCACCGCTGGCTTATTTGCCGCTGATGGTTATCTGGTTCGGCATCGGCGAGACCTCAAAAATTCTGCTGATTTATTTGGCGATTTTCGCCCCGGTGGCGATGTCGGCGATGGCAGGCGTGAAAAGTGCGCAGCAGGTGCGACTGAGAGCCGCGCAGTCGCTGGGCGCCAGTCGGGCACAGATTTTGTGGTTCGTGATTTTGCCCGGCGCGCTGCCGGAGATCCTGACCGGGCTGCGCATTGGGCTTGGCGTGGGTTGGTCGACGCTGGTCGCGGCCGAACTCATCGCCGCCACGCGAGGTTTAGGGTTTATGGTGCAGTCCGCCGGGGAATTTCTGGCCACCGATGTGGTGCTGGCCGGGATCGCGGTGATTGCCGTTATCGCTTTCGTTTTAGAGCTGGGTCTGCGCGCGCTACAACGCCGCCTGACGCCGTGGCATGGGGAAATTGCATGA
- a CDS encoding HlyD family secretion protein: METLLLLTYAALCVIIFKVFRIPLNKWTVPTAVLGGVVFITIVILLMNYNFPFSDMGKQAYRTVPIVSQVRGRVIDVPVKPNTLLKEGDVLFRIDPTIFQAKVDDLRAQVKEASQNALSLDSGLDQAQADLNKAIADRDKAQREYSRYNEGHAKGAFSDQMVDTRRQTYKATEAAVVAARAQVEQAKNNLNSVVHGQNTKVASLLAQLKKAEFKLENTVVRAPSAGYVSTVGLRTGTMSTALGLAPVMTFIPLEADSKDTYVAAFRQNAVQRLQAGYKAELLFPSIPGTVFSGEVVEVLPAIGESQFQGQGKLLTTADVTSQGRVLVKVKATDPRLKDYHLPQGAQVEIAVYSDHFKDFALIRKILIRMSSWESFVYLDH; encoded by the coding sequence ATGGAAACGTTATTACTGCTTACCTACGCCGCTCTGTGCGTTATTATATTTAAGGTTTTTCGCATTCCATTAAATAAATGGACTGTGCCAACGGCCGTTCTCGGTGGCGTGGTATTTATCACCATCGTTATACTGTTGATGAACTACAACTTCCCGTTCAGCGATATGGGTAAACAAGCGTACCGCACGGTGCCTATTGTTTCTCAGGTGCGCGGCAGGGTGATTGATGTGCCGGTCAAACCGAACACGCTGTTGAAGGAAGGCGATGTGCTGTTCCGCATCGATCCCACCATCTTTCAGGCCAAAGTGGATGACCTGCGCGCGCAGGTAAAAGAGGCCAGCCAAAACGCGCTGTCTCTGGATTCCGGGCTGGATCAGGCGCAGGCCGATCTCAACAAAGCCATCGCCGACCGCGATAAAGCGCAGCGTGAATATTCCCGCTACAACGAAGGCCACGCAAAGGGCGCATTTTCCGATCAGATGGTCGACACCCGTCGCCAGACCTATAAAGCCACCGAAGCTGCCGTCGTGGCCGCCAGGGCGCAGGTTGAACAGGCTAAAAACAACCTGAATTCCGTGGTTCACGGGCAGAATACCAAAGTTGCCTCGCTGTTAGCGCAGCTGAAGAAAGCGGAATTCAAACTGGAAAACACCGTTGTGCGCGCACCGTCTGCGGGCTACGTCAGTACCGTGGGTCTGCGTACCGGCACGATGTCTACCGCACTCGGTCTGGCACCGGTGATGACTTTTATTCCGCTTGAAGCTGACTCCAAAGACACTTATGTGGCCGCTTTCCGCCAGAACGCGGTACAGCGACTGCAGGCCGGCTATAAAGCCGAACTGCTGTTCCCGTCGATTCCGGGTACGGTATTCAGTGGGGAAGTGGTAGAAGTGTTACCGGCCATTGGTGAAAGCCAGTTCCAGGGACAGGGTAAGCTGCTGACAACGGCGGATGTGACCAGTCAGGGACGCGTGCTGGTGAAAGTGAAAGCTACCGATCCGCGACTGAAAGACTATCATCTGCCGCAGGGCGCTCAGGTTGAAATCGCCGTCTACTCAGACCATTTCAAAGACTTCGCATTGATTCGTAAGATTTTGATCCGTATGTCGAGCTGGGAAAGTTTCGTCTATCTCGATCACTAA
- a CDS encoding DUF3302 domain-containing protein — MTLDYVALAILTAVILILFYGIIAIHDIPYEIAKERKHPHQDAIHYAGWVSLFTLHALWPFLWIWATLWREDRGWGMQSVSEDQQNMHVQMNHLLIQIDQLKNQVNELKQISAPAKTEEKK, encoded by the coding sequence ATGACCCTGGACTATGTTGCACTGGCAATACTGACTGCGGTAATTTTAATATTATTTTACGGAATCATTGCCATTCACGATATTCCGTATGAAATCGCTAAAGAACGTAAACATCCTCATCAGGACGCTATCCACTACGCGGGCTGGGTTAGTTTATTTACCCTGCACGCGCTGTGGCCATTCCTGTGGATCTGGGCCACGCTGTGGCGTGAAGACCGGGGCTGGGGCATGCAAAGCGTCAGTGAAGATCAGCAAAATATGCATGTGCAAATGAACCATTTGCTTATTCAAATCGATCAGCTTAAAAACCAAGTGAATGAATTAAAGCAAATTTCCGCACCGGCTAAGACTGAGGAGAAAAAATAA
- the tauD gene encoding taurine dioxygenase, with translation MSERLSIRPLGPYIGALVSGLDLTRPLSDNQFEQLYHALLRHQVIFLREQSVTPQQQRSLAHRFGDLHIHPVYPHAEGVEEIIVLDTHNDNPPDNDNWHTDVTFIETPPAGAILAAKQLPENGGDTLWSSGIAAYEALSAPFKTLLNGLQAEHDFRKSFPEWKHLKTEDDHQRWLSAVAKNPPLLHPVVRTHPVTGKQALFVNEGFTTRIVDVSEKESEALLGFLFAHVTKPEFQVRWRWQEGDVALWDNRVTQHYANADYLPQRRIMHRATILGDKPFYRAD, from the coding sequence ATGAGTGAACGTCTGAGCATTCGCCCGTTGGGGCCGTACATTGGCGCGCTGGTTTCCGGGCTGGATTTGACCCGTCCGCTGAGCGATAACCAGTTTGAGCAGCTGTACCACGCGTTACTGCGCCATCAGGTGATTTTCCTGCGCGAGCAGTCGGTCACGCCGCAGCAGCAGCGTAGCCTGGCGCACCGTTTTGGCGATCTGCACATTCACCCGGTGTATCCGCATGCCGAGGGCGTGGAGGAGATTATCGTCCTCGATACGCATAACGATAATCCGCCGGATAACGATAACTGGCACACCGACGTGACTTTTATTGAGACGCCGCCTGCCGGGGCGATTCTGGCGGCGAAACAGCTGCCGGAAAACGGCGGTGACACTTTGTGGAGCAGCGGAATTGCGGCTTACGAAGCGCTGTCGGCTCCATTTAAAACCCTGCTGAATGGCTTACAGGCGGAGCATGACTTCCGTAAATCATTCCCGGAGTGGAAGCATCTGAAAACCGAAGACGATCATCAGCGCTGGCTGAGCGCGGTGGCAAAAAATCCGCCGTTACTGCATCCGGTAGTGCGCACACATCCGGTGACCGGCAAGCAGGCGCTGTTCGTCAATGAAGGTTTCACCACGCGCATTGTGGATGTCAGCGAGAAAGAAAGTGAAGCGCTGCTGGGCTTCCTGTTTGCTCACGTGACCAAGCCTGAGTTTCAGGTGCGCTGGCGCTGGCAGGAGGGGGATGTGGCGCTCTGGGATAATCGGGTGACGCAGCATTACGCCAACGCTGACTATCTGCCGCAACGACGCATCATGCACCGAGCGACCATTCTGGGTGATAAGCCGTTTTATCGGGCGGATTAG
- the ampH gene encoding D-alanyl-D-alanine-carboxypeptidase/endopeptidase AmpH produces MKRSLLFIAALCAASLPVAQAAQTSPDPVFASDIVDRYANHIYYGSGATGMALVVIDGNQRVFRSFGETRPGSNVHPQLDSVIRIASLSKLMTSEMLVKLLDQGVVKLNDPLSKYAPPGASVPTYQGQPITLVNLATHTSSLPREQPGGAAHRPVFVWPTHNQRWNWLSTATLKTAPGTQAAYSNLAFDLLADALSTAAGKPYPQLFEEQITRPLGMKDTTFTPSPDQCQRLMVAEKGASPCDNTLAAIGSGGVYSTPGDMMRWMQQFLSSDFYTRNQQADRMQTLIYQRTQLTRVIGMDVPGKASALGMGWVYMAPKNGRPGIIQKTGGGGGFITYMAMIPQHNVGAFVVVTRSPLTRFVNMSDGINDLVAELSGNKPLVVPAS; encoded by the coding sequence TTGAAACGTAGTCTGCTATTTATTGCGGCGCTGTGTGCTGCTTCGCTGCCTGTTGCTCAGGCCGCACAAACTTCTCCGGACCCGGTATTTGCCTCAGATATAGTCGACAGATACGCCAATCATATCTATTACGGCAGCGGTGCGACGGGCATGGCACTGGTGGTTATTGACGGCAACCAGCGCGTGTTTCGCAGTTTTGGAGAGACGCGTCCTGGAAGCAACGTCCATCCACAGCTGGATTCTGTGATCCGCATTGCCTCATTGAGCAAACTGATGACCAGTGAAATGCTGGTGAAATTGCTCGATCAGGGCGTGGTGAAGCTCAACGACCCACTGAGCAAATACGCACCTCCGGGTGCCAGCGTGCCGACATACCAAGGGCAACCCATTACGCTGGTGAATCTGGCGACGCATACCAGTAGCCTGCCGCGCGAACAGCCCGGCGGTGCGGCGCATCGCCCAGTGTTTGTCTGGCCAACGCATAATCAGCGCTGGAACTGGCTCAGCACCGCGACATTAAAAACCGCACCGGGAACCCAGGCGGCTTACTCAAATCTGGCATTTGATCTTCTGGCGGATGCATTGAGCACCGCCGCAGGTAAACCGTATCCGCAGCTTTTTGAAGAGCAAATCACTCGTCCATTGGGGATGAAAGACACCACGTTTACACCGTCACCGGATCAGTGTCAGCGTCTGATGGTGGCAGAGAAAGGGGCAAGTCCCTGTGATAATACCCTGGCAGCCATTGGCAGCGGCGGCGTATATTCCACGCCTGGCGACATGATGCGCTGGATGCAGCAGTTCTTATCGTCTGATTTTTACACCCGTAATCAGCAGGCCGATCGGATGCAAACGCTTATCTATCAGCGCACTCAGCTGACGCGTGTTATCGGTATGGATGTGCCAGGCAAAGCCTCTGCTCTGGGCATGGGCTGGGTTTATATGGCCCCTAAAAATGGTCGCCCTGGTATCATTCAAAAAACGGGCGGCGGCGGTGGCTTCATTACCTATATGGCAATGATCCCGCAGCATAACGTCGGGGCGTTTGTGGTCGTTACGCGATCGCCGTTAACTCGCTTTGTGAATATGAGTGATGGCATTAACGATCTGGTCGCAGAGCTGAGTGGCAATAAGCCGCTGGTGGTTCCCGCTTCCTGA